The Thermoproteales archaeon genome includes a region encoding these proteins:
- a CDS encoding replication factor C small subunit: protein MSETLWIEKYRPRTLDEIIDQEEVVTRLKDFVKDKSLPHLLFAGPPGTGKTTAALCLARELYGKYWRDNILELNASDERGIEVIRKRIKDYARTMPVGDVPFKLIILDEADNMTSDAQQALRRTMELYSRSTRFCLIANYVSKIIEPIQSRCAIFRFQPIPREEALQRLSYIAQSENVKVTEEGLNAIWEESHGDLRKAINILQAASALDKVVTEEVVYKVLGKITPVEVKEMINSALKGEFLDAREKLRVLLYAHGLSGLDVLKMMYRELTSPNVINKFPSHLQAELIELIGETNFRIVEGGDDEIQLCALLAKIALKAKSGG from the coding sequence ATGTCAGAAACACTCTGGATAGAAAAATATCGTCCTCGTACATTGGATGAAATTATAGATCAGGAAGAAGTTGTTACCAGGTTAAAGGATTTTGTAAAAGATAAAAGTTTACCGCACTTACTTTTCGCAGGCCCTCCTGGCACTGGTAAAACTACAGCAGCATTGTGTCTAGCCAGGGAGCTTTATGGAAAATATTGGCGAGACAATATTCTTGAACTTAATGCATCTGATGAGAGAGGTATAGAAGTTATCCGAAAAAGAATAAAGGATTATGCGAGAACAATGCCGGTCGGCGACGTTCCTTTTAAACTTATAATCTTGGATGAAGCAGATAACATGACTAGTGATGCTCAACAAGCATTAAGAAGAACAATGGAATTATATTCGAGGAGCACGCGTTTTTGTCTAATAGCTAACTATGTATCGAAAATTATTGAGCCGATTCAATCTCGTTGTGCGATATTTAGGTTTCAACCGATTCCTAGGGAGGAGGCATTACAACGTTTAAGTTACATCGCGCAGAGTGAAAATGTTAAAGTAACAGAGGAAGGTTTAAACGCCATCTGGGAGGAAAGTCATGGAGATTTGCGTAAGGCTATAAATATATTGCAAGCGGCGTCAGCGCTGGATAAGGTCGTGACTGAGGAGGTCGTATATAAAGTCCTAGGCAAGATCACGCCAGTTGAAGTTAAGGAAATGATCAATTCTGCCCTGAAGGGGGAGTTTTTAGATGCAAGGGAAAAATTGCGTGTACTGCTGTATGCTCATGGCTTATCCGGACTTGATGTATTGAAAATGATGTATAGAGAATTAACGTCACCTAATGTTATAAATAAGTTCCCAAGTCATCTGCAGGCTGAGCTTATCGAATTGATCGGCGAAACTAACTTTCGGATCGTCGAAGGTGGAGATGACGAAATACAGTTATGCGCTTTGTTGGCCAAAATAGCTCTAAAAGCTAAATCTGGTGGCTAA
- a CDS encoding translation initiation factor IF-6 encodes MSVQKSLLYGNPNIGVYAFTNESITLLPPNIPEKNIVEISETLRTNIELISICESPLIGVFIAGNGNGLLLPRFALEHEVRVLKEKIGEAYNIEILPSLRSALGNLILTNDHIAVISPLIERDFLKLIEDVLDVEVVVRSIGGSPLVGSIAYVTNRGLLVYPLVTDEELNELRDLFKLTVDVGTVNKGSIFLGTGLIANSKGAIVGYETTGPELLRIHQVFFS; translated from the coding sequence ATGTCTGTCCAGAAATCGTTATTATATGGAAATCCGAACATAGGCGTGTATGCATTTACGAATGAATCTATAACCCTCTTACCACCTAATATTCCAGAAAAAAATATTGTAGAAATTTCGGAAACTTTACGTACAAATATTGAGCTTATATCTATTTGCGAATCCCCCCTAATAGGGGTTTTTATTGCAGGGAACGGCAATGGTCTACTTTTGCCAAGATTTGCTTTGGAGCATGAAGTAAGAGTTTTGAAAGAAAAGATAGGTGAAGCATATAACATTGAGATTTTACCAAGTTTGAGAAGCGCTCTCGGCAATTTAATATTGACTAATGATCATATAGCTGTTATATCCCCTTTAATCGAAAGGGATTTTTTAAAACTAATAGAAGACGTTTTAGACGTTGAAGTCGTGGTAAGAAGTATAGGTGGATCGCCACTTGTTGGTTCGATAGCTTACGTGACAAATCGAGGACTTCTGGTATATCCCTTAGTCACTGACGAAGAACTGAATGAATTAAGAGATTTATTTAAGCTAACAGTTGACGTAGGAACAGTAAATAAAGGAAGTATATTTCTAGGCACTGGATTAATCGCTAATAGCAAGGGAGCAATAGTTGGATATGAAACAACTGGCCCCGAATTACTACGTATTCATCAAGTCTTCTTTAGTTAG
- a CDS encoding DNA-directed RNA polymerase subunit B, which translates to MSSKGKKLSEDFAWILIESFIKEKGLIRQHLDSYNNFIQKTLQEIIDEQGIIETSQPGLYVKLGKIIVDTPRVREADGSISEILPVEARIRDLTYAAPLYLTMTLVIDGEKRGPVKAYIGDLPIMVKSVKCPLSGKNEKELIEVGEDPRDPGGYFIINGSERVVVIQEDLAVNRVLVDVGGVSSSVSHTAKVFSSTAAFRVPIIVERHKDGLIYVSFPAVPGKIPLVVILKALGLESDREIVNAITDDEEIENELIPLLVQASNIRTVEDALDYIGNRVAIGQARTLRIEKAQQILDNYLLPHIGNRAEDRKAKAYFIGQMAEKLIELALGRRQPDDKDHYANKRLKLAGQLMAMQFRAAFKQFVKDLRYQLERMKSRNREINLITLVRADIITDRLKHALATGNWVGGRTGVSQVLDRTNYMSTISHLRRVVSPLSRTQPHFEARELHPTQWGRICPVESPEGQNCGLVKNLALLALLSIGVDESEVYDLLIEKLDVISIFDAREHGIRGTKVYLNGRLIGIHRNGENLAQMIRKLRREGRISYEINVAYYKNDKIDEVYVNCDAGRVLRPLIVVENGEPKLKPMHVEKVKRGEWGWSDLVKRGIIEYLDAEEEENAYIALRIDEVTPEHTHMEITPAAILGVVASTIPYAEYNQSPRNSYEAAMAKQALGIPNINFLYRMDPRMHLLHYPQKPLVKTRVMDIAKLYERPAGQNFIVAVITSGGYNIQDAIVINKASIERGLARSTFFRTYEAEERKYPGGLYDRIEIPKEGVVGYRSSESYVHLGEDGIAEPESEVKGGDVLIGKVSPPRFYGTFYEVKTSLKERDTSVSLRHGEKGIVDRVVITDTAEGNRLVKVRVRDLRIPEIGDKFASRHGQKGVIGMILPQEDMPFTEDGIVPDLVINPHAIPSRMTVGQLLESLAGKVAALEGRTVDATPFEGEREVDLRNELLKLGFRSDGKETMYNGITGEKLEAEVFIGIVYYQKLHHLVADKMHARARGPVQILTRQPTEGRAREGGLRFGEMEKDCLVGHGAALLLKERLLEESDKTMIYICENCGLIGYYNAKRGQPVCPVCGDKGKLHAVEVSYAFKLLLQELMSLGIYPKLILKSRVEG; encoded by the coding sequence ATGAGTTCTAAGGGGAAGAAACTTTCGGAAGACTTTGCATGGATTCTCATAGAATCGTTTATAAAAGAAAAAGGTTTAATTAGACAGCATCTTGATTCATATAACAACTTCATTCAAAAAACTTTGCAGGAAATAATCGACGAGCAGGGGATTATTGAAACAAGTCAACCGGGCTTATATGTAAAATTAGGCAAAATCATTGTAGATACTCCAAGAGTTAGAGAGGCTGACGGATCTATTTCTGAGATTCTACCTGTAGAAGCAAGAATCAGAGATTTGACCTATGCTGCACCTTTATACTTGACAATGACGCTAGTGATCGACGGTGAAAAACGAGGACCAGTAAAAGCATACATAGGAGATCTACCCATTATGGTCAAATCCGTTAAATGTCCATTGTCAGGAAAGAACGAAAAAGAATTAATTGAAGTAGGTGAAGATCCAAGAGATCCTGGAGGTTATTTCATAATTAACGGATCTGAGAGAGTTGTGGTTATTCAGGAGGATCTTGCAGTTAATCGAGTTCTAGTCGATGTTGGCGGAGTAAGTTCAAGTGTATCTCATACAGCTAAAGTCTTTTCCTCTACGGCTGCATTTAGAGTGCCAATTATTGTTGAAAGACATAAGGATGGTTTAATATATGTATCCTTCCCGGCCGTGCCCGGTAAAATACCCCTAGTTGTAATTCTTAAAGCTTTAGGTTTAGAATCTGATAGGGAAATAGTAAATGCGATAACCGACGATGAGGAAATAGAGAACGAGCTTATTCCCTTACTTGTTCAGGCGAGCAATATAAGAACGGTTGAAGATGCTCTAGATTATATTGGAAATAGAGTGGCTATAGGACAAGCTAGAACTTTGAGAATTGAAAAAGCTCAGCAAATCTTAGACAATTACTTACTTCCTCATATAGGTAACAGGGCTGAAGATAGAAAAGCTAAAGCCTATTTTATCGGTCAAATGGCCGAGAAGTTGATAGAGCTGGCTCTTGGCAGAAGACAGCCTGATGATAAAGATCATTACGCTAATAAGAGATTGAAATTGGCGGGGCAATTAATGGCTATGCAATTCAGGGCAGCATTTAAACAGTTCGTAAAAGATCTTCGCTATCAACTCGAGCGAATGAAGAGCAGAAATAGAGAAATCAATTTAATAACCCTAGTTAGAGCGGATATAATAACAGATAGGCTTAAACATGCATTGGCTACAGGCAACTGGGTAGGCGGAAGAACGGGAGTTAGTCAAGTATTGGATAGAACTAATTACATGTCTACTATAAGCCATCTCAGAAGAGTTGTCTCGCCTCTTAGCAGGACGCAGCCACATTTTGAAGCAAGAGAACTGCATCCTACTCAATGGGGTAGAATTTGTCCCGTTGAAAGCCCCGAAGGCCAGAATTGTGGTCTAGTAAAGAATTTAGCTCTGCTGGCTTTACTATCGATCGGAGTCGATGAATCTGAAGTATACGACTTACTAATCGAAAAATTAGATGTAATCTCTATTTTTGATGCGAGAGAACATGGTATAAGAGGAACAAAGGTATATCTCAATGGAAGGTTAATTGGCATACATAGAAATGGTGAAAATCTTGCCCAGATGATTAGAAAGTTGAGGCGTGAAGGCAGAATTAGTTATGAAATTAACGTAGCGTATTATAAAAATGATAAAATAGACGAGGTTTATGTAAACTGCGATGCTGGCAGAGTTTTAAGACCATTAATTGTTGTGGAAAATGGCGAGCCTAAACTAAAGCCTATGCATGTCGAAAAAGTTAAACGCGGGGAATGGGGCTGGAGTGATCTCGTAAAAAGAGGTATAATCGAGTATCTAGATGCTGAAGAGGAGGAAAACGCTTATATTGCACTTAGAATAGACGAAGTAACGCCTGAACATACTCATATGGAAATTACCCCTGCTGCCATTTTAGGCGTTGTTGCTTCGACAATACCATATGCTGAATACAATCAATCGCCAAGAAATTCATACGAGGCGGCTATGGCTAAGCAAGCGCTGGGCATACCGAATATAAACTTTCTATACAGAATGGATCCTAGAATGCACTTATTGCATTATCCTCAGAAGCCTCTAGTGAAGACACGAGTAATGGACATAGCGAAACTATATGAGCGGCCTGCTGGTCAAAACTTTATCGTGGCAGTTATCACGAGCGGCGGATATAATATTCAAGACGCTATAGTCATCAATAAAGCCTCTATTGAAAGAGGATTGGCAAGGTCTACATTTTTCAGAACATACGAGGCTGAGGAAAGAAAATATCCCGGAGGATTATATGACCGCATCGAAATACCTAAAGAAGGTGTCGTCGGATATAGATCGAGCGAGAGCTATGTGCATCTGGGAGAAGATGGAATTGCAGAACCTGAATCGGAAGTGAAGGGTGGGGATGTTTTAATAGGAAAGGTAAGTCCTCCGAGATTTTATGGAACATTTTATGAAGTGAAAACGAGTTTAAAGGAGAGAGATACATCAGTCAGTTTGCGGCATGGAGAAAAGGGTATAGTAGATAGAGTCGTAATAACCGATACTGCGGAGGGCAATAGATTGGTTAAAGTTAGAGTAAGAGATTTGAGAATACCGGAGATAGGGGATAAGTTTGCTTCACGTCATGGTCAAAAGGGAGTTATAGGAATGATCTTACCCCAGGAGGATATGCCTTTCACAGAAGACGGTATAGTGCCAGATTTGGTAATTAATCCACATGCTATTCCCTCAAGGATGACTGTTGGGCAATTATTAGAGTCACTTGCTGGAAAAGTGGCGGCGTTAGAAGGCAGAACTGTGGATGCTACGCCTTTTGAAGGCGAAAGAGAAGTAGATTTGCGCAATGAATTGCTTAAACTAGGTTTTAGATCTGATGGAAAGGAAACAATGTATAACGGCATTACAGGTGAAAAACTTGAGGCTGAAGTCTTTATCGGTATAGTATATTACCAGAAGCTTCACCACTTAGTAGCGGATAAGATGCATGCTAGAGCTCGGGGACCTGTTCAAATATTGACGAGACAGCCAACCGAGGGTAGGGCAAGAGAAGGCGGATTAAGGTTTGGTGAAATGGAGAAAGATTGCCTTGTTGGACATGGGGCGGCTCTTCTTCTAAAAGAACGATTACTTGAAGAATCGGATAAAACTATGATTTATATTTGCGAAAATTGCGGTTTAATAGGTTACTATAATGCCAAACGCGGACAACCAGTTTGTCCTGTCTGTGGCGATAAAGGAAAGCTACACGCAGTTGAAGTTTCCTACGCGTTCAAGCTTTTACTGCAAGAATTAATGAGTTTAGGCATATATCCAAAGCTTATTCTCAAAAGTAGGGTGGAGGGATAA
- a CDS encoding replication factor C large subunit: protein MQVPWVEKYRPTRIQDVVGNDKAKKEFVAWLNKWLAGKPGKKAALLFGPPGTGKTSLVHAAAIQYNLELLEANASDVRNSSGLERRIKRALMEQPLFGKRAKIILLDEVDGINPREDAGGLAMIMEFIKVTRFPLVLTANDPWNPKLRNLREQCLLIRFKPLGIRNIVSILSEICKKENIVCDYEVLRAIAEQCKGDLRAAINDLQAIASGKRRITIEDLQVLGYRAKQADMFEIVRTVLAAKNPEYAKSVLSIPSLDYEILMQWLSENIPYQYSPSLQAIADAYDALSLADIFLQRAKRTNEWSLLSYTLNLMTFGVAAARNKPPFRFVKYQFPRKLLILSKTKKYREARKSVAAVIAKKCHVSTRTVITEILPFLIIIYKADKELAKKLIKFFDVSFRTFENIVEKYKI, encoded by the coding sequence GTGCAAGTGCCCTGGGTTGAGAAATATAGGCCTACGAGAATACAAGACGTTGTTGGTAATGACAAGGCCAAGAAGGAATTTGTAGCTTGGCTTAACAAATGGTTGGCTGGTAAACCGGGAAAAAAGGCTGCGTTGTTATTTGGGCCTCCCGGAACGGGGAAAACTAGCCTTGTGCATGCAGCTGCTATACAATACAACCTAGAGCTATTGGAAGCTAATGCTAGCGATGTGCGAAATTCTAGTGGGCTTGAACGTAGAATAAAGAGAGCTTTAATGGAACAGCCACTCTTTGGTAAAAGAGCGAAAATTATTCTACTTGATGAAGTTGACGGAATAAATCCTAGAGAAGATGCTGGCGGGCTAGCAATGATCATGGAGTTCATTAAAGTTACTCGGTTCCCTCTCGTTCTAACAGCTAATGATCCTTGGAATCCTAAATTGAGAAATCTGCGCGAGCAATGCCTGTTAATAAGATTTAAACCTTTAGGTATCAGGAATATAGTATCCATTCTATCGGAAATATGCAAAAAGGAAAATATAGTTTGCGACTATGAAGTGCTTAGGGCAATAGCGGAGCAGTGTAAGGGAGATTTACGGGCTGCAATCAATGATTTGCAAGCTATAGCATCCGGTAAACGCAGAATAACGATCGAAGATTTACAAGTATTAGGGTATAGAGCAAAACAGGCGGATATGTTCGAAATCGTTAGAACAGTACTCGCCGCTAAAAATCCCGAGTATGCTAAAAGCGTTTTATCTATTCCTTCTCTCGATTATGAAATTTTAATGCAGTGGCTAAGCGAGAACATACCCTATCAATATTCTCCAAGTCTCCAAGCTATAGCTGATGCTTACGATGCTTTATCGCTAGCTGATATCTTTCTGCAAAGAGCTAAACGGACGAATGAATGGAGCCTTCTATCGTATACATTAAATCTGATGACTTTTGGTGTTGCAGCTGCCAGAAATAAGCCTCCATTCCGTTTTGTAAAATATCAATTTCCGCGGAAATTGTTGATTCTATCTAAAACCAAAAAATATCGCGAAGCAAGAAAAAGTGTTGCAGCTGTAATTGCAAAGAAATGTCACGTATCTACGAGAACTGTAATTACGGAAATTTTACCTTTTCTCATCATTATATATAAAGCTGATAAAGAATTAGCGAAAAAATTGATTAAATTTTTTGACGTTTCTTTCAGAACTTTTGAAAATATTGTGGAAAAATACAAAATTTAG
- a CDS encoding 50S ribosomal protein L39e, which produces MARAKPLAKKLRLAAAFKSNKQVPIWVIAKTLGKVRRKPRRQWRRSRMQL; this is translated from the coding sequence ATGGCGCGAGCAAAACCTCTGGCAAAGAAGCTGAGACTTGCTGCTGCATTTAAATCGAACAAGCAGGTTCCCATATGGGTTATAGCTAAAACTCTCGGTAAGGTTAGAAGAAAGCCACGAAGACAATGGCGTAGAAGCCGTATGCAACTCTAA
- a CDS encoding 30S ribosomal protein S19e, whose amino-acid sequence MVTVKYIPPHLFIEELAKYLKENVEEIKPPDWAMCVKTGSHVERVPDDPDWWYKRCASLLRKLYLYGPVGIERLRTAYGGRKDMGLVREHFKKAGGSIIRKALQQLEAAGLVCTIKGKGRILTPEGRSLLDRLANKLFNDLVKEKPELKKYAMGK is encoded by the coding sequence ATGGTGACGGTAAAATACATCCCCCCACATTTATTCATCGAGGAACTCGCAAAATACTTAAAAGAGAATGTTGAAGAAATAAAACCTCCAGATTGGGCAATGTGCGTAAAGACCGGCTCTCATGTAGAAAGAGTACCTGATGACCCGGATTGGTGGTATAAAAGGTGTGCATCGCTGCTGCGAAAATTATACTTATATGGACCTGTTGGCATCGAGAGGCTTAGAACAGCATATGGCGGAAGAAAAGATATGGGCCTCGTACGGGAACATTTCAAAAAGGCGGGAGGATCTATAATAAGAAAAGCGCTACAACAATTGGAGGCAGCAGGCTTAGTCTGCACGATAAAGGGTAAGGGACGCATTCTGACTCCGGAAGGTAGATCTTTATTGGATAGATTGGCGAATAAGCTATTTAACGACCTCGTAAAAGAAAAACCGGAGCTAAAAAAATACGCGATGGGTAAGTAG
- a CDS encoding DNA-binding protein, whose protein sequence is MENSFYYDKELEEIKRRKLLEYQKALEEAKAKEIQKAQEEAKKQAILAKILTPKARRRLANLRLVKPELVEIVEIQLIQLAQSGRIPLPIDDDLLKRLLIEITNRTRKEIRIKF, encoded by the coding sequence ATGGAAAATAGCTTTTACTACGACAAAGAACTAGAAGAAATTAAAAGAAGAAAGCTTCTCGAATACCAAAAAGCACTTGAAGAGGCAAAAGCAAAAGAAATACAAAAAGCTCAAGAAGAAGCCAAGAAACAAGCTATCTTGGCGAAAATACTTACACCCAAAGCCAGAAGAAGATTAGCCAACCTCCGCCTCGTAAAACCTGAACTTGTAGAGATTGTAGAGATTCAATTAATTCAACTCGCTCAGAGCGGGCGTATACCGCTGCCTATCGATGATGATTTACTAAAAAGATTGCTTATCGAAATCACGAATAGAACTCGAAAGGAAATAAGGATTAAATTTTAA
- a CDS encoding histone family protein: MKVRKKEIPLAPIERILHQEGGKRVSEEATRLLRDIIEEIARFIAREACELAAHADRKTVMKEDIIFAAKRIGKQTPFFIE, encoded by the coding sequence ATGAAAGTAAGAAAAAAGGAAATCCCGTTAGCACCAATAGAGAGAATATTACATCAAGAAGGAGGCAAACGTGTTAGTGAAGAAGCGACCCGTCTTTTAAGAGACATTATTGAAGAAATTGCCAGGTTTATTGCCAGAGAAGCATGTGAATTAGCGGCACATGCTGATAGAAAAACCGTAATGAAAGAGGATATAATTTTTGCGGCGAAAAGAATTGGAAAGCAGACGCCTTTTTTTATCGAATAA
- a CDS encoding DNA-directed RNA polymerase subunit H, which yields MDILKHAWIPQHVLLDKKEAMAILEKFKISPSQLPWILASDPVARSLGAKPGDIIMVVRESPTAGKVATFRIVMPG from the coding sequence ATGGATATTCTGAAACATGCATGGATTCCTCAGCATGTACTGCTTGACAAAAAGGAAGCAATGGCTATTTTAGAAAAATTCAAGATTTCGCCTAGTCAACTACCTTGGATTCTTGCCTCGGATCCTGTTGCTAGGAGCTTGGGAGCAAAACCAGGAGATATTATTATGGTAGTTAGAGAGAGCCCCACCGCAGGTAAGGTAGCCACTTTTAGGATAGTTATGCCAGGGTGA
- a CDS encoding ORC1-type DNA replication protein: MSLFEIWREGSPIFIDESKLSFEYVPKKLPHRKSQLKSLGHYFKAFVVNPGSATIKAVLLGPIGTGKTVVAKYFGQQVENFSKQHGFSIRYVHVNCHKDRTLFLIMHRVARRLEIQVPRRGFSSQELIYLIWNYLQTSEKYLLLAIDEADYLVISEDKDILYDLTRISEDVYKEQHRISLIFIFRDLANLAMIDSSIRSALAHNIVEFKPYTAKQIYDILWSRIVDERAIRPEAVQEETLELISELVGYDKGGPGDARLAIELLWRAGKLAERSQARSITSEHVQTAYNTVFPSLSKDILENLRKHELLFLYALTRTLLLKGSIKVPLGIVEKEYESVCLDLNENPRKHTMIWEYVRTLRSLGIISTEISKKGYRGKTTLLSIPRVPTKVLKEEIEKILEKMY; encoded by the coding sequence ATGTCGTTGTTTGAGATTTGGCGTGAAGGTTCACCCATATTCATTGACGAGAGTAAACTCTCATTTGAATATGTCCCGAAAAAATTACCGCATAGAAAATCTCAGCTTAAAAGTTTGGGACATTACTTTAAAGCCTTTGTTGTAAATCCTGGTTCAGCGACAATTAAAGCTGTCTTACTTGGCCCTATTGGTACAGGTAAAACTGTAGTTGCCAAATATTTCGGTCAGCAGGTTGAAAACTTTTCTAAACAGCATGGTTTTTCTATTAGATACGTTCACGTGAACTGTCATAAAGATAGGACTCTCTTTCTGATTATGCATAGAGTTGCTAGACGGCTTGAAATTCAAGTTCCAAGAAGAGGGTTTTCGTCTCAAGAGTTGATTTATCTTATTTGGAATTATCTCCAAACTTCTGAGAAGTACCTCTTGCTAGCTATCGACGAAGCAGATTATTTAGTAATTAGCGAGGATAAAGATATCCTGTATGACTTAACTAGAATATCCGAAGATGTTTACAAAGAGCAGCACAGGATAAGCCTGATTTTTATATTTCGAGATTTGGCTAACCTAGCAATGATAGATAGTAGCATTAGAAGTGCTTTAGCTCATAACATTGTAGAGTTCAAACCTTATACAGCTAAACAGATCTATGACATTTTATGGTCGCGCATCGTAGATGAGAGAGCTATACGACCTGAAGCTGTTCAAGAGGAAACTCTGGAGTTGATTAGTGAATTAGTAGGGTATGATAAAGGTGGCCCTGGAGATGCGCGTCTAGCTATCGAGCTTCTTTGGAGAGCGGGAAAGCTTGCAGAACGTTCACAGGCTAGGAGTATAACAAGTGAACACGTACAAACTGCATACAATACAGTTTTCCCCTCTTTGTCTAAAGATATTTTGGAAAACCTGCGCAAACATGAGCTGTTATTCCTTTACGCGCTTACTAGAACCCTGCTACTCAAGGGGAGTATCAAGGTTCCTTTAGGAATTGTTGAGAAGGAGTATGAAAGTGTGTGCTTAGACTTAAATGAAAATCCTAGAAAACATACTATGATTTGGGAATATGTGCGTACTTTACGTTCACTAGGAATAATATCTACCGAAATTTCAAAGAAAGGTTATAGAGGAAAAACTACGCTCCTAAGTATTCCACGTGTTCCAACTAAAGTCTTGAAAGAAGAAATCGAAAAAATACTTGAAAAAATGTACTAA
- a CDS encoding 60S ribosomal protein L31, producing the protein MSEEKIILEREYVIPFRKIFNVPRKKRARVAVKYLKSFISRHMKTDAVHISNMVNAKIWQRSITRPPRKIKVIARKVELSEEGVTVAMVFLPEELKESNE; encoded by the coding sequence ATGTCAGAGGAAAAAATCATTTTAGAGAGAGAATACGTTATTCCATTCCGGAAAATTTTTAACGTCCCCCGCAAGAAGAGAGCTAGAGTTGCAGTAAAATACTTAAAAAGTTTCATCAGTAGACATATGAAAACTGACGCTGTTCATATTAGCAACATGGTTAATGCTAAAATATGGCAAAGAAGTATAACACGTCCCCCAAGAAAAATTAAGGTTATAGCGAGAAAAGTCGAGTTGAGCGAAGAAGGAGTCACTGTTGCAATGGTTTTTCTGCCCGAAGAGCTGAAAGAAAGTAACGAGTAA
- a CDS encoding 30S ribosomal protein S7: protein MVHSMEELTTLDGKEIKIFNKWSTRGVEVKDPGLREYINLRPVYLPHSEGRHEKRRFAKSKISIVERLINQVMRPGRNAGKKMLATNIVKRAFEIIELKTGENPLQILVRAIENAAPREETTRIAYGGILYHVSVDIAPQRRVDLALRHLVEGARRASFSNPKTIEECLADEIILAADNDTSSFAIRRKEEIERIAYAAR, encoded by the coding sequence ATGGTGCATAGCATGGAGGAACTAACCACGCTAGATGGAAAAGAAATAAAGATATTCAATAAGTGGTCAACACGCGGTGTGGAAGTAAAAGATCCTGGTCTTAGAGAATATATAAATTTAAGACCAGTATACCTTCCCCACTCAGAGGGGAGACATGAAAAACGGAGATTCGCCAAGTCTAAAATATCAATAGTTGAACGATTGATAAATCAGGTGATGCGCCCGGGAAGGAATGCCGGTAAAAAAATGCTAGCTACTAACATAGTAAAACGTGCCTTTGAAATAATCGAGTTGAAAACTGGAGAAAATCCATTGCAAATATTAGTAAGAGCGATAGAGAACGCCGCACCTAGAGAAGAAACTACAAGAATCGCATATGGAGGCATACTGTATCATGTTTCGGTTGACATTGCGCCTCAACGCAGGGTGGATTTAGCTCTTAGGCATTTAGTAGAAGGAGCGAGAAGAGCATCATTCAGCAATCCAAAAACTATAGAAGAGTGCCTAGCAGACGAGATTATACTAGCGGCAGACAACGACACTAGTAGTTTCGCAATTAGAAGGAAGGAGGAAATAGAACGTATAGCGTATGCAGCGCGCTAA
- a CDS encoding Hsp20/alpha crystallin family protein: MYEFDAWWRRTKKLFDEIDRLFEEMMREAISEEGIKPGEKRRVIGPYYYGFSVTVGPDGIPKVREWGNIKPGLIRPMVTETIEPFVDVIEEEDKVKIIADMPGVEKEDIQIHATERNVRISAERGERKYYKEINLPVKVKPESSRASYKNGVLTIELEKKEKTSREGGVRIKVE, translated from the coding sequence ATGTACGAGTTTGACGCATGGTGGAGACGAACAAAAAAACTCTTCGATGAGATAGATAGATTGTTCGAAGAAATGATGCGAGAAGCCATAAGCGAGGAAGGCATTAAACCTGGTGAGAAAAGGCGAGTAATTGGCCCTTACTATTACGGTTTTTCTGTAACTGTTGGTCCCGACGGCATTCCAAAAGTGCGAGAATGGGGAAACATAAAACCTGGTCTTATTCGCCCCATGGTAACTGAAACCATAGAACCCTTTGTAGACGTTATAGAAGAGGAGGATAAGGTAAAGATTATAGCCGATATGCCTGGAGTAGAAAAGGAAGATATTCAAATTCATGCAACCGAGAGAAATGTAAGAATCTCAGCTGAAAGAGGAGAGCGCAAATACTATAAGGAAATAAACCTGCCAGTAAAAGTTAAACCTGAGTCGTCAAGAGCAAGTTATAAAAACGGTGTATTAACAATAGAGCTAGAGAAGAAGGAAAAAACGAGCAGAGAGGGAGGCGTTAGAATAAAAGTAGAGTAA